A single region of the Oncorhynchus kisutch isolate 150728-3 linkage group LG30, Okis_V2, whole genome shotgun sequence genome encodes:
- the LOC109875390 gene encoding discoidin domain-containing receptor 2 codes for MKALQIRHCLLLFLLTAVRTQVNPGVCRYPLGMTGGQILDEDISASSQWSESTAARYGRLDFDDGDGDGAWCPNIMAETDAGGPKDFLQVDLRSLHFITLVGTQGRHADGMGNEFAQRYRIKYSRDGSRWVAWHDRKGRQVIEGNMNAYDVVLKDLEPPIIARFVRFMPITDHSMIVCMRVELYGCEWLDGLVSYSAPAGQEMTYRGLDVHLNDSVYDGSMGLQSVGMEEGLGQLTDGTWGLDDFLHSHVYGVWPGYDYVGWTNESFPKGYVEMTFEFDRVRNFTSMKVHCNNMFSRGVRMFRQASCYFRTSELDWESQPVSLRLPVDQVSQSARFITVPLGDRMASAIKCRFAFNEAWMMISEVAFQSAGTAVYNTSPTPRKRGHPTNVIPGDDPIHKVDESNTRILIGCLVAIIVILLAIIVIILWRQVWQKMLEKASRRMLDDELSARLAIQTQAFSFHHSSQSSGEGSNSTYERIFPLCSSDYQEPSRLIRKLPEFAQSTEELAGTSSSSRPPQACGSDGAPHYAEADIVSLQEGTTGSNTYSITAVNMSLLSGKDTAMREFPRDKLTFKEKLGEGQFGEVHLCEAEGMQDIVEKDLSEEVNDRSNEVEGSDDTPILVAVKTLREDANKNARNDFLKEIRIMSRLRDPNIVSLLAVCVESDPLCMITEYMENGDLNQFLSSHQLDEVEEIQSSDKATVSYSNLMSMATQVASGMKYLSSLNFVHRDLATRNCLVGKNYTIKIADFGMSRNLYRGDYYRIQGRAVLPIRWMSWESILLGKFTMASDVWAFGVTLWEILTLCEEQPYSQFSDEQVIENTGEFFRDQGKQVYLPRPACCPDAVYSSLMLGCWRRNAKQRPTFQEIYSQLGESQE; via the exons ATGAAGGCTCTACAGATAAGACATTGTCTCCTGCTATTCCTCCTCACTGCTGTAAGGACCCAAGTCAACCCAG GTGTGTGTCGGTATCCTCTGGGTATGACTGGAGGACAGATTCTTGATGAGGATATCTCTGCTTCTAGTCAGTGGTCAGAGTCTACAGCAGCAAGATATGGCAG atTGGACTTTGACGATGGAGATGGTGACGGGGCATGGTGCCCTAACATCATGGCAGAGACGGACGCAGGCGGCCCAAAGGATTTCCTCCAGGTGGACCTGCGTTCGCTGCACTTCATCACGCTCGTGGGCACCCAGGGTCGCCACGCCGACGGCATGGGCAATGAATTTGCCCAGCGCTACCGCATCAAGTACAGCCGTGACGGCAGCCGCTGGGTGGCCTGGCACGACAGGAAAGGCAGGCAG GTGATCGAGGGGAACATGAATGCCTATGACGTGGTGCTGAAGGACCTGGAGCCACCCATCATTGCCCGCTTCGTACGCTTCATGCCAATCACAGACCACTCCATGATCGTGTGCATGAGGGTAGAGCTCTATGGCTGTGAATGGCTAG ATGGCCTGGTGTCCTACAGTGCTCCGGCCGGCCAGGAGATGACCTACAGAGGCCTGGACGTCCACCTCAATGACTCGGTCTACGATGGATCCATGGGTCTACAGTCAGTTGG taTGGAGGAAGGCCTGGGCCAGCTGACTGACGGGACGTGGGGTCTTGATGACTTCCTCCACAGTCACGTGTACGGCGTGTGGCCCGGATACGATTATGTGGGTTGGACCAATGAGAGCTTCCCTAAGGGCTACGTGGAGATGACCTTCGAATTTGACCGCGTCCGCAACTTCACCTCGATGAAG GTGCATTGCAATAACATGTTCAGCCGCGGCGTGAGAATGTTTCGGCAGGCCTCGTGTTACTTCCGTACGTCCGAGTTGGACTGGGAGTCCCAGCCAGTGTCCTTACGTCTCCCGGTGGACCAGGTCAGCCAGAGCGCCCGGTTCATCACCGTGCCCCTGGGGGACCGCATGGCCAGTGCCATCAAGTGCCGCTTTGCCTTCAACGAGGCCTGGATGATGATCAGCGAGGTGGCCTTCCAGTCAG CAGGGACAGCAGTTTATAACACATCTCCGACTCCCCGCAAACGTGGCCACCCAACAAATGTTATTCCAG GAGATGACCCCATCCACAAAGTGGATGAAAGCAACACCCGGATCCTGATTGGCTGCCTGGTGGCCATCATCGTCATCCTTTTGGCCATCATAGTCATCATTCTGTGGCGCCAGGTCTGGCAGAAGATGCTAGAGAAG GCTTCGCGGCGTATGCTAGACGACGAGCTGTCGGCCCGTCTGGCCATCCAAACCCAGGCCTTCTCTTTCCACCACTCGTCCCAGTCCAGCGGGGAAGGCTCCAACTCCACCTACGAGAGGATCTTCCCCCTCTGCTCCTCTGACTACCAGGAGCCCTCCCGCCTCATCCGCAAGCTGCCCGAGTTCGCCCAGTCCACTGAGGAGCTGG CAGGGACTAGCTCCTCCTCCAGACCACCCCAGGCCTGTGGGTCAGACGGGGCTCCCCACTATGCCGAGGCAGACATTGTGAGCCTGCAGGAGGGGACTACGGGCAGCAACACCTACTCCATCACGGCCGTCAACATGAGTCTGCTCTCTGGGAAGGACACGGCCATGAGGGAGTTCCCCAGGGACAAGCTCACCTTTAAGGAGAAACTGGGAGAGGGACAGTTTGGAGAG GTGCACCTGTGTGAGGCCGAGGGCATGCAGGACATTGTGGAGAAGGATCTGTCTGAAGAGGTCAATGACCGTTCAAATGAGGTAGAGGGCAGCGATGACACACCTATTCTGGTGGCTGTGAAGACACTGAGGGAGGATGCCAACAAGAATGCAAG GAATGACTTCCTGAAGGAGATCAGGATCATGTCTCGGCTGAGGGACCCTAACATCGTCAGCCTGCTGGCAGTGTGTGTGGAGAGCGACCCCCTCTGCATGATCACGGAGTACATGGAAAATGGAGACCTTAACCAGTTCTTGTCCAGCCATCAATTGGACGAAGTGGAGGAGATACAATCTAGTGACAAAGCCACGGTCAG CTATAGCAACCTGATGAGCATGGCTACACAGGTAGCCTCTGGAATGAAGTACCTGTCCTCTCTCAACTTTGTCCACCGCGACCTGGCCACGCGCAACTGTCTGGTGGGCAAGAACTACACCATCAAGATCGCTGACTTCGGCATGAGCCGGAACCTGTATCGCGGTGACTACTACCGTATCCAGGGGCGGGCCGTTCTTCCGATTCGCTGGATGTCATGGGAGAGCATCCTATTG GGTAAGTTCACCATGGCCAGCGACGTGTGGGCTTTTGGTGTGACCCTGTGGGAGATTCTGACCCTGTGTGAAGAGCAGCCCTACTCGCAGTTTTCCGACGAGCAGGTCATCGAGAACACCGGCGAGTTCTTCAGGGACCAGGGCAAGCAG